In Arachis stenosperma cultivar V10309 chromosome 1, arast.V10309.gnm1.PFL2, whole genome shotgun sequence, one DNA window encodes the following:
- the LOC130939125 gene encoding beta-glucosidase 46-like, which produces MGLSTLKKIILYCEILLHLLPFLPCFSNGFSLPSNFLFGIGSSSYQYEGAYMSDGKGQSNWDNFTHGPGRYVIIDGSNGDIAVDHYHRYLEDIDLMEALKVNSYKLSLSWSRILPKGRFGKVNRAGINFYNTLIDALLLKGIQPFVVLSHYDSPQELEDRYGGWLSPQSQEDFAFYADLCFRSFGDRVKYWVTFNEPNYLAPLGYRSGVYPPSRCSGSLAMLPCKAGDSEREPFIAAHNIILSHAAAVGIYRSKYQSEQKGMIGIVLQHEWYEPISNSTADKLATERARSFSFNWFLDPVIFGKYPTEMENVLGSVLPKFSSKEMEKLKKGLDFVGLNYYTAHYIKDCIYSTCKPGVGTSRTEGSYQKSGDKNGVSIGEPTPFSWLNIYPEGMEKAITYVRNRYNNIPMFITENGYPVQEDSNSTMEEQLNDYNRIRCMRNHFEAMLEAIRKGADVRGYFAWSLLDNFEWIYGYTIRYGLHHVDHNSLKRTPRLSATWYKQFIEMHQLEWKYNNNTSKAFEL; this is translated from the exons ATGGGGTTGTCCACATTGAAGAAAATTATCCTCTACTGTGAGATCCTGTTGCATTTGCTTCCTTTTCTGCCATGTTTCTCAAATGGCTTCAGTCTACCCAGCAACTTTCTCTTCGGGATAGGATCTTCTTCATACCAG TACGAAGGTGCTTACATGAGCGATGGCAAAGGACAGAGTAATTGGGATAACTTCACTCACGGACCAG GTAGATATGTAATAATCGATGGGAGTAATGGTGATATTGCCGTTGATCATTACCATCGCTATCTG GAGGATATAGATTTAATGGAGGCTTTGAAAGTGAACAGCTACAAGCTTTCTTTATCTTGGTCAAGAATTCTACCAA AGGGAAGGTTTGGAAAGGTCAATAGGGCTGGTATCAACTTCTATAACACACTAATTGATGCTCTTCTTCTGAAAG GGATCCAACCCTTTGTAGTACTATCTCACTATGATAGTCCTCAAGAGCTGGAGGACAGATATGGAGGCTGGCTAAGTCCTCAATCTCA AGAAGATTTTGCCTTCTATGCAGACCTATGTTTTAGAAGCTTTGGTGACAGAGTCAAGTATTGGGTCACCTTCAATGAGCCAAACTACCTAGCCCCACTTGGTTACCGTTCCGGCGTATATCCGCCGTCCCGTTGCTCTGGCTCATTGGCAATGTTACCATGCAAAGCAGGGGACTCAGAAAGGGAACCATTCATAGCAGCACATAACATTATCCTTTCACATGCTGCTGCTGTTGGTATCTACAGAAGCAAATATCAA AGTGAACAAAAAGGAATGATTGGCATAGTCCTTCAACATGAATGGTATGAACCAATCAGCAATTCCACAGCAGACAAATTGGCCACCGAAAGAGCAAGATCATTCTCCTTCAATTG gtTCCTGGACCCAGTGATATTTGGAAAGTACCCAACAGAAATGGAGAATGTTCTTGGAAGCGTGTTACCCAAGTTTTCGAGCAAGGAAATGGAGAAActcaagaaaggattggatttCGTTGGCCTCAATTACTACACAGCTCACTATATCAAAGATTGTATATATTCCACGTGTAAACCGGGAGTAGGCACCTCCAGAACAGAAGGTTCATACCAAAAAAGTGGAGACAAAAATGGTGTCTCAATTGGAGAACCT ACACCATTTAGTTGGCTCAATATTTACCCGGAAGGCATGGAGAAAGCCATTACATATGTCAGAAACAGATACAACAATATTCCAATGTTCATCACTGAAAATG GGTATCCCGTACAAGAAGATTCAAATTCCACCATGGAGGAACAACTTAACGATTATAATAGAATAAGGTGCATGAGGAATCATTTTGAGGCCATGTTAGAAGCAATAAG GAAAGGAGCAGATGTGAGGGGATACTTTGCGTGGTCGTTGCTAGACAACTTTGAGTGGATATATGGATATACAATAAGATATGGACTTCATCATGTGGATCATAATTCCTTGAAGAGGACTCCAAGATTATCAGCAACTTGGTATAAGCAATTTATTGAAATGCATCAGTTGGAATGGAAGTACAATAATAACACTAGCAAGGcttttgagttgtga
- the LOC130933982 gene encoding cytochrome P450 77A1: MELTLIDVILLFLTLFFFRWWWCYCSTTGGGEKNLPPGPPGWPIVGNLFQVILQRRHFIYVVRDLREKYGPIFTMQMGQRTMIIITSSELIHEALIQRGPLFASRPKDSPIRLIFSMGKCAINSAEYGPVWRSLRRNFVTEMITPLRIKQCSWIRKWAMEAHMSRIQQEAREKGFIEMMSNCRLTICSILICLCFGVKITEDRIRSIESILKDVMLITLPKLPDFLPLLTPLFRRQVREAKKLREKQVELLIPLIKSRRNYVNSGGKDGGSEMASPVGAAYVDSLFTLEVPGRGRLGDEELVTLVSEIISAGTDTSATAVEWAMFHLVTNQEIQERLYGEIVDCVGKNGIVMESDVEKMPYLCALVKETFRRHPPSHFVLSHAATEETKLGGYTVPKDASVEFYTAWLTEDPNMWSDPDEFRPERFLSGDGVDVDITGTKGVKMMPFGVGRRICPAWTLGVLHIYMLLARMVHAFKWVPAPNIPPDPTETFAFTIVMKNPLKPMILPRSI; the protein is encoded by the coding sequence ATGGAGCTCACACTAATAGATGTTATTCTTCTCTTCCTCACATTGTTTTTCTTCCGTTGGTGGTGGTGCTACTGCTCCACCACAGGTGGTGGAGAAAAGAATTTGCCTCCCGGACCACCGGGTTGGCCAATAGTAGGGAACCTCTTTCAAGTGATTCTACAGCGGCGACACTTTATCTACGTGGTTCGCGATTTACGTGAAAAATATGGTCCAATCTTCACCATGCAGATGGGACAGCGAACCATGATCATTATCACCAGCTCCGAACTCATCCACGAGGCACTCATCCAGAGGGGGCCTTTGTTCGCCAGCAGGCCCAAGGACTCCCCAATCCGACTCATCTTTAGCATGGGGAAATGCGCCATCAACTCGGCGGAGTACGGTCCTGTGTGGCGTTCTCTCCGGCGAAACTTCGTGACGGAGATGATCACCCCGTTGAGGATAAAGCAGTGCAGCTGGATCCGGAAATGGGCCATGGAGGCCCACATGAGCAGGATTCAGCAAGAGGCACGTGAGAAGGGTTTCATTGAAATGATGAGCAACTGCAGACTCACCATTTGCAGCATCCTTATATGCCTCTGTTTCGGCGTCAAGATTACAGAGGATAGAATTAGAAGCATCGAGAGCATCTTGAAGGACGTTATGCTTATTACCCTTCCCAAGCTTCCAGACTTCTTGCCCCTTCTCACTCCCTTATTCCGCCGTCAGGTGAGAGAGGCGAAGAAGCTTAGGGAGAAGCAGGTAGAGCTGTTAATTCCGTTGATAAAGAGCAGGAGAAATTACGTGAACAGTGGTGGGAAGGATGGCGGTTCTGAGATGGCAAGTCCGGTAGGTGCTGCTTACGTGGACTCACTGTTCACATTGGAGGTTCCTGGACGGGGGAGGCTGGGGGATGAGGAGCTCGTCACGCTAGTCTCGGAGATCATAAGCGCCGGTACAGACACAAGCGCCACGGCTGTGGAATGGGCCATGTTCCACTTGGTGACGAACCAGGAGATTCAGGAGAGGTTGTACGGTGAGATTGTGGACTGCGTGGGAAAAAACGGCATTGTTATGGAGAGCGACGTAGAGAAGATGCCGTACCTCTGCGCATTGGTGAAGGAGACCTTCCGGCGTCACCCTCCAAGCCACTTCGTGTTGTCCCATGCTGCTACGGAGGAGACGAAACTGGGAGGGTACACGGTGCCGAAGGATGCTAGCGTAGAGTTTTACACGGCGTGGTTGACAGAGGATCCGAATATGTGGTCGGATCCGGATGAGTTCCGACCCGAGAGGTTCTTGAGCGGGGATGGGGTTGACGTGGACATAACGGGAACAAAAGGGGTGAAGATGATGCCGTTTGGGGTTGGGAGGAGGATCTGCCCCGCTTGGACTCTTGGAGTACTTCACATTTACATGCTGCTTGCTCGAATGGTTCATGCTTTCAAGTGGGTGCCCGCCCCAAATATACCACCCGACCCCACTGAAACCTTTGCTTTTACTATTGTCATGAAGAATCCTCTCAAGCCTATGATTCTCCCTAGGTCTATTTAG